A DNA window from Chryseobacterium scophthalmum contains the following coding sequences:
- a CDS encoding patatin-like phospholipase family protein — translation MKKTTLLSLDGGGIRGIITCIILRYIEEQLQIHDKPSAKLGDYFDLVAGSSTGALIAAIILCPDEQRKAKYSIQKGLELYSEKGGDIFQVSFWEKLINPFGLLNEKISQEALEKNLNEFFGNLELKELIKPCLITSYDIENRRAKLFNSWKANLITDNFYVKDVCRATSAAPTYFTPVQIKSMYGQIFSLIDGGMFANNPALCAYAEARKVPFAEVLKNHQKANYPTVNDMIIISIGTGIESKKYPFKKMEKAGKLGWVTPIIDILMSANAETVDYQLCQMFNTLGLRNQKNYYRLNPSLKNASPAMDNVRRSNIENLIQAGLSYIDDNRDVLNQIVQKLIKNKI, via the coding sequence ATGAAAAAGACAACCCTACTTTCTTTAGATGGAGGCGGAATAAGAGGAATCATCACCTGCATTATTTTACGCTACATCGAAGAGCAGCTGCAGATTCACGACAAACCAAGTGCAAAGCTTGGAGATTATTTTGATTTGGTGGCAGGAAGCAGCACGGGAGCATTAATCGCAGCGATTATTTTGTGTCCCGACGAACAAAGAAAAGCAAAATATTCTATTCAGAAAGGTTTGGAATTGTATTCTGAAAAAGGCGGCGATATCTTTCAGGTTTCTTTTTGGGAAAAACTGATCAACCCATTTGGACTGCTGAATGAAAAAATTTCTCAGGAAGCTTTAGAAAAAAACCTCAACGAATTTTTTGGAAATTTAGAATTAAAAGAATTGATAAAACCTTGTTTAATAACAAGCTATGACATAGAAAATAGAAGAGCAAAATTATTCAACTCCTGGAAAGCCAATTTAATCACCGATAATTTTTATGTGAAAGATGTCTGCAGAGCTACTTCAGCAGCGCCAACTTATTTTACTCCGGTTCAGATAAAATCGATGTACGGACAGATTTTCAGCTTAATTGATGGTGGAATGTTTGCTAATAATCCGGCACTTTGTGCTTACGCAGAAGCAAGAAAAGTTCCTTTTGCTGAAGTTTTGAAAAATCATCAGAAAGCCAATTATCCGACCGTGAATGACATGATTATTATTTCAATTGGAACCGGAATTGAATCGAAAAAATATCCGTTCAAAAAAATGGAAAAAGCAGGAAAACTCGGTTGGGTAACACCGATTATTGATATTCTAATGTCTGCCAATGCAGAAACGGTGGATTATCAGCTTTGCCAGATGTTTAATACTTTAGGATTGAGAAATCAGAAAAATTATTATCGACTAAATCCTTCGTTGAAAAACGCTTCTCCTGCGATGGATAATGTAAGAAGATCTAATATTGAGAATTTAATTCAGGCAGGATTGAGCTATATTGATGACAACAGAGACGTTTTAAACCAAATTGTGCAGAAATTAATTAAAAATAAAATATAA
- a CDS encoding M15 family metallopeptidase encodes MDKITLQRIEKLHPFVREEVKQIIKECDEALTGKAKIRITQGLRSFEEQEKLYAIGRITNGKKVTNAKAGQSIHNYGLAVDICLIIDRKTASWDTAKDWDNDQVADWYECVKIFAKHGWDWGGNWKTFKDLPHFEKKNFPTKKSLVKTTWRALAKLKRDDENYVIF; translated from the coding sequence ATGGACAAAATAACCTTACAGAGAATAGAAAAATTACATCCTTTTGTGAGGGAGGAAGTAAAACAAATCATCAAAGAATGCGATGAAGCATTAACCGGAAAAGCCAAAATAAGAATTACTCAGGGACTTCGAAGTTTTGAGGAGCAGGAAAAACTCTATGCTATCGGAAGAATTACAAACGGAAAAAAAGTAACGAACGCCAAAGCCGGCCAAAGCATTCACAATTACGGATTAGCCGTTGATATCTGTTTGATTATTGACAGAAAAACAGCAAGTTGGGACACCGCAAAAGACTGGGATAATGATCAGGTTGCCGACTGGTACGAATGCGTAAAAATTTTCGCAAAACACGGTTGGGATTGGGGCGGAAACTGGAAAACTTTTAAAGACCTTCCCCACTTTGAAAAGAAGAATTTCCCGACTAAAAAAAGTTTGGTAAAAACGACTTGGAGAGCGCTTGCAAAGCTGAAAAGGGATGATGAAAATTATGTTATTTTTTAA
- a CDS encoding DUF2971 domain-containing protein, with protein sequence MQLKLKEKDISLIGKDLVVDLHREIPVNLYKYFSISSYSIDNLIENKIHFSHPFKLNDIMEGSSQLWDLNDFIEQYVSESSRPYLDVLTLVTQHFPEEVYQHRGVLCLTEDFNNNLFWPHYTSELGFCIEFNSTDFLKSLELEKIICFPMDYEILQTINFNDYIFREELSGKVGVNAQLPLTYALAVKDKIWAYEKEWRIILTKEDLGKISHPLHIINQEQYLAELKGLVNRNIPYDRQCINRIILSTLFFSNSRFANKIKVNNCTTEYYFREGNKDLFQFLLELQQNYNDKVFQIDRDIIEGEIVSKINYRIKIIYLSEKYVSIESEKLF encoded by the coding sequence ATGCAATTAAAATTAAAAGAGAAAGATATTTCTCTCATTGGTAAAGACTTAGTGGTTGATCTTCACAGAGAGATACCTGTAAACTTATACAAATACTTTTCCATTAGTTCTTATAGTATAGATAATCTGATTGAAAATAAAATTCACTTCTCTCATCCTTTCAAACTTAATGATATTATGGAAGGAAGCAGTCAGCTATGGGACTTAAATGATTTTATAGAGCAGTACGTTTCAGAATCCTCGAGACCCTATTTAGACGTTCTTACTTTAGTTACCCAGCATTTCCCGGAAGAGGTATACCAGCATCGTGGAGTATTGTGTTTAACAGAAGATTTCAATAATAATCTGTTTTGGCCGCATTACACCTCCGAATTAGGTTTTTGTATAGAATTCAATTCTACTGATTTTTTAAAATCGTTGGAACTTGAAAAGATTATTTGTTTTCCAATGGATTATGAAATCTTACAGACCATTAATTTTAATGACTATATATTTAGGGAGGAACTTTCAGGAAAAGTCGGAGTAAATGCACAATTACCTTTGACATATGCACTTGCTGTGAAGGATAAGATATGGGCGTATGAAAAAGAATGGCGGATTATTCTTACAAAAGAGGATTTAGGGAAGATTTCACATCCATTACATATTATTAATCAAGAGCAATATTTGGCCGAATTAAAAGGATTGGTCAATAGGAATATTCCTTATGATCGTCAATGTATAAATAGAATAATTTTATCAACTTTATTTTTCAGCAACAGCAGATTTGCTAATAAGATCAAAGTGAATAACTGCACTACAGAATATTATTTTAGGGAGGGAAATAAAGATTTATTTCAGTTTTTATTAGAGCTTCAGCAGAACTATAATGATAAGGTTTTCCAGATTGATAGAGATATCATAGAGGGTGAAATAGTTAGTAAAATCAATTATAGAATTAAGATTATATACTTGAGTGAAAAGTATGTATCTATTGAATCTGAAAAACTATTTTAA
- a CDS encoding class I SAM-dependent methyltransferase, whose translation MDKSLKLYWDLYFETVSNDEMVREHSNPIREFEKELIDGAILDIGCGQSPFILDLLKLDKKIFAIDNELFQLKHLENRIRNFDSESLKKCTFLQSNFPADNLPDTNYSLIILSNILHFYNIQECIEIGNLIKTISVKGTIIYIKVHSYKHHTNDPENPDNNEYFKHFFNRMNLDSVFNKNDFETIYFADVESINSQNQIKFLEKWLDCFLDNNRIYNPVERLAIKKDYLQNKTEANFVVMLKKK comes from the coding sequence ATGGATAAATCATTAAAATTATATTGGGATCTATATTTCGAAACAGTATCAAATGATGAGATGGTCAGAGAACATAGTAATCCCATTAGAGAATTTGAAAAAGAATTAATAGATGGAGCAATACTGGATATCGGTTGTGGTCAATCACCCTTTATTTTGGACTTACTTAAATTAGATAAGAAAATTTTTGCGATTGATAATGAGCTTTTTCAACTTAAGCATCTAGAAAATCGAATACGAAATTTTGATAGTGAAAGTTTAAAAAAATGTACTTTTCTACAGAGTAATTTTCCCGCTGATAATCTACCAGACACCAATTATTCTCTTATAATTTTATCTAATATCTTGCATTTTTATAATATTCAAGAATGTATTGAGATTGGTAACCTTATAAAGACTATTTCAGTAAAAGGAACAATTATTTACATTAAAGTTCATTCTTATAAGCATCATACGAATGACCCAGAAAATCCTGACAATAATGAATATTTTAAGCATTTTTTTAATAGAATGAATTTAGACTCTGTCTTTAATAAAAATGATTTTGAAACAATCTATTTTGCTGATGTAGAAAGTATTAATTCTCAAAATCAGATTAAATTTTTAGAAAAATGGTTAGATTGTTTTTTAGATAATAATCGAATTTATAATCCAGTGGAAAGATTAGCAATAAAGAAAGACTATCTTCAAAATAAAACAGAAGCAAATTTTGTTGTAATGCTGAAAAAAAAATAA
- a CDS encoding nucleotidyltransferase domain-containing protein, with product MIDIFKDYILQREELLARIAQELQLDNTRLERMESAYNSVANVLKKNPDFFDGLEIEIYAQGSKRIGTTVKPINDQDFDLDTVLHIYDPYHLHSPEEIYNALVKALEKDSYYSSIMEKKKRCVRLNYKSDFHMDILPACMPNLFEKEIIKIPEKALRSWSTGNPKGFAKWFTSISESAEKPLLKSFSNLVLEAKIETEELPEELYFKTPLQRSVQLLKRYRDVYFQNCNYPVSSIVITTLLAHFYRSENSIFETIDNIMSKIKDNYNRALIGGYKFKILNPVNNEEDFTDFWTDEHYKSFYSFITDFHTRWTKLKSSFETSKEDYIQLFGEGIYKKALNEQIRTFSKFSDNEFVKTSSLITSGTAYTNARGIINAKDGVKNESHHNFGGK from the coding sequence ATGATTGATATATTTAAAGATTACATTCTTCAAAGGGAAGAATTATTAGCAAGGATTGCGCAAGAATTACAACTGGATAATACGAGATTAGAAAGAATGGAGAGTGCTTATAACTCCGTTGCAAACGTATTAAAGAAAAATCCTGATTTTTTTGATGGACTTGAAATTGAAATCTATGCACAAGGATCCAAACGTATAGGAACCACGGTAAAACCTATAAATGATCAAGATTTCGATCTTGATACCGTTTTACACATTTATGATCCTTACCATTTGCACAGCCCTGAAGAAATTTACAACGCTTTAGTAAAAGCTCTTGAAAAAGATAGTTACTACAGCTCCATAATGGAAAAGAAGAAAAGATGTGTAAGATTAAATTATAAAAGTGATTTCCATATGGATATCTTACCTGCTTGTATGCCAAATTTATTTGAAAAAGAAATAATTAAAATCCCTGAAAAAGCATTAAGAAGTTGGTCTACAGGCAATCCAAAAGGTTTTGCTAAATGGTTCACCAGCATTTCAGAATCAGCAGAAAAGCCTCTTTTAAAGAGCTTTTCAAACCTTGTTCTTGAAGCAAAAATAGAAACTGAGGAGCTTCCCGAAGAATTATATTTTAAAACACCACTGCAACGATCAGTACAACTGTTAAAAAGATATCGTGATGTTTACTTTCAAAACTGTAATTATCCAGTTTCAAGCATTGTTATCACAACACTTTTAGCACACTTTTACCGTTCAGAAAATTCCATTTTCGAAACAATTGATAACATTATGTCCAAGATAAAGGATAATTATAATAGAGCTTTAATTGGAGGATACAAATTTAAAATTTTAAATCCAGTTAACAACGAAGAAGATTTTACAGACTTCTGGACTGATGAGCATTATAAAAGCTTTTATAGTTTTATTACTGATTTTCACACGCGATGGACAAAGTTAAAATCATCATTTGAGACGAGCAAAGAAGATTATATCCAATTATTTGGTGAAGGTATATATAAAAAGGCCCTTAATGAGCAAATAAGAACCTTTTCCAAATTTTCAGATAACGAATTTGTAAAGACCAGCAGTTTGATAACAAGTGGAACGGCATATACCAATGCTAGAGGAATAATTAACGCTAAAGATGGTGTAAAAAATGAATCTCATCACAATTTTGGAGGAAAATAA
- a CDS encoding SMODS-associated NUDIX domain-containing protein, which yields MALLTLFTGVAKSLATKGAGILWENRNYLNLFFKTKYGAYKNQNIRFSIAGLIRIKIPGTNKYLLVLNRRIENQLQPVGGVYKRYGDESLFTKWGYKPDNSKNGLDVDDKSSCDLRFMVPGKHCIDVLNWFESGQERENNPYREFKEELLDTNILDSDIFSQIDYKHVRRFSKNLVWSEFFTCYEILIYDVYELIPNEKQKKALIQLSKKDNDLSKGFGIVSCDDIEQQRLLQENKQIARIGQHTKLLINKTF from the coding sequence ATGGCATTATTAACCCTTTTTACAGGTGTAGCAAAATCATTAGCAACAAAAGGAGCTGGTATACTCTGGGAAAATAGAAATTATTTAAATCTATTTTTCAAGACCAAGTACGGTGCTTATAAAAATCAGAATATTCGTTTTTCCATAGCAGGATTAATTCGAATAAAAATCCCTGGCACTAACAAATATCTTTTGGTTCTAAACAGAAGGATAGAAAATCAATTGCAGCCTGTTGGCGGAGTTTATAAAAGATATGGAGATGAAAGTCTTTTTACCAAATGGGGGTATAAACCCGATAATTCGAAAAACGGTCTTGATGTAGATGATAAGAGCTCGTGTGATCTTAGATTCATGGTTCCGGGAAAACATTGTATAGACGTTTTAAATTGGTTCGAATCTGGACAAGAAAGAGAAAATAATCCTTATCGGGAGTTTAAGGAAGAGCTTTTAGATACAAATATTTTGGATTCAGATATATTTTCACAAATAGATTACAAACACGTTCGAAGATTTTCAAAAAATCTTGTTTGGAGCGAGTTTTTTACATGCTATGAGATTTTAATTTATGATGTTTATGAGCTTATTCCAAACGAAAAACAAAAGAAAGCCCTTATACAACTTTCAAAAAAAGACAATGACCTTTCAAAAGGTTTTGGCATTGTTAGTTGCGATGATATCGAACAACAAAGGTTGCTGCAAGAAAATAAACAAATAGCAAGAATTGGACAACATACCAAATTGCTTATAAATAAAACATTTTAA
- a CDS encoding RNA polymerase sigma factor, translating into MNKEPKKTIEIDFESLPSDELIEYISFQNDYKNEAEIAFSVFCDRFQEKIFRKSEIYCNKFDFSEAVATYIVNCTFARVWKYHSFSKGKSKRSNVDAAIEIWLCKILYNEIVKYNTKNTCSEKDEEDLPIIDNFDALVDYFIKCEDDEDDEVIERKRDLRKQLEDVERALAKLSVKHRIIFLTYKAYGNDGYIPRKVSKALCERLELTQNSIRGYKRVAENHIKTYLTYLNGSK; encoded by the coding sequence ATGAATAAAGAGCCAAAAAAAACTATTGAAATTGATTTTGAATCATTACCCAGCGATGAGCTGATAGAATATATTTCTTTTCAAAATGATTATAAAAATGAAGCGGAAATAGCATTTTCAGTTTTTTGTGATAGATTTCAGGAAAAAATTTTCAGAAAATCAGAGATATATTGTAATAAATTTGACTTTAGCGAAGCTGTAGCAACTTATATTGTTAACTGTACATTTGCAAGAGTCTGGAAATATCATTCTTTTAGTAAAGGAAAGTCGAAGCGATCAAATGTAGATGCTGCAATAGAAATTTGGTTGTGTAAAATACTTTACAATGAAATTGTAAAATATAATACTAAAAATACCTGTTCTGAAAAAGATGAAGAAGATTTACCTATTATAGATAATTTTGATGCATTAGTAGATTATTTTATAAAATGTGAAGATGACGAAGATGATGAAGTGATTGAGAGAAAAAGAGATTTAAGAAAACAGTTAGAGGATGTAGAAAGGGCTTTAGCAAAACTATCAGTAAAGCATAGAATCATTTTTTTAACTTATAAAGCTTATGGTAATGACGGATACATACCGCGTAAGGTAAGTAAAGCATTATGTGAAAGATTAGAACTTACACAAAATTCTATCAGAGGTTATAAGAGGGTTGCTGAAAATCATATTAAAACATATTTAACTTATTTAAATGGGAGCAAGTAA
- a CDS encoding ImmA/IrrE family metallo-endopeptidase: MIANSSFSKIKKLADEISSDYNEKIIPLEKIGESEYLEIIYDNYEPGTFDGMTIFDDEDFYIHLNIDNGNKINSPRSRFTLAHEFGHYFIDTHRIGLKLGILEPHPSKIDRVQFDKIEREADYFASCLLMPEESFRKDVSQFKTFNFEVINHLAKEYNVSKTACAIRFSDIGNHPIKIVYAENGIIKWAKNSFDFPYYNFLSDKKVPDGMIMGDYFKDITSEIFKTGQIFAADCFLDNKKPIPSNLLFYEHCITHKNCALSIIWED; this comes from the coding sequence GTGATAGCGAATAGCTCATTTTCTAAAATTAAAAAGCTTGCTGACGAAATTTCTAGTGATTATAATGAGAAAATTATACCGTTAGAGAAGATTGGAGAGTCAGAATATTTAGAAATTATTTATGACAATTACGAACCGGGGACATTTGATGGGATGACGATCTTTGACGATGAAGACTTTTACATCCATCTAAATATTGATAACGGAAATAAAATAAATTCTCCAAGATCACGTTTTACTTTGGCACACGAATTCGGACATTATTTTATTGACACACATAGAATTGGACTTAAATTAGGCATTTTAGAACCACACCCCTCAAAAATTGACAGAGTTCAATTTGATAAAATAGAAAGAGAGGCAGACTATTTTGCTTCTTGTCTCTTAATGCCTGAAGAATCTTTCAGAAAAGATGTATCACAATTTAAAACATTTAATTTTGAAGTTATTAATCATTTAGCGAAAGAATACAATGTAAGTAAGACAGCTTGTGCAATTAGATTTTCAGACATAGGCAATCATCCTATAAAGATAGTCTACGCAGAAAATGGTATAATAAAATGGGCAAAAAATAGCTTTGATTTTCCGTACTATAATTTTTTATCGGATAAAAAAGTTCCTGACGGTATGATAATGGGAGATTATTTTAAAGATATTACATCAGAAATCTTTAAAACAGGACAAATTTTTGCTGCGGATTGTTTTCTTGATAATAAAAAACCTATTCCTTCTAACTTATTATTTTACGAGCATTGTATTACCCACAAAAATTGCGCTCTAAGTATAATTTGGGAAGATTGA
- a CDS encoding superinfection immunity protein has product MIQILTVTTQQEEGGALFLKIILFIYFIPSMIALLRLPVLKFKFLVVLLINAFFGWTVYGWWLSFIKAVSSSKGF; this is encoded by the coding sequence ATGATACAAATTTTGACCGTTACAACCCAGCAAGAAGAAGGAGGAGCATTATTTCTAAAAATAATTTTGTTTATCTATTTCATTCCTTCAATGATAGCTTTACTACGCCTTCCAGTTCTAAAGTTTAAATTTCTAGTCGTATTATTAATCAATGCATTCTTTGGTTGGACAGTGTATGGTTGGTGGCTGTCATTTATAAAAGCAGTATCTAGTAGCAAAGGATTTTAA
- a CDS encoding alpha-ketoglutarate-dependent dioxygenase AlkB family protein: MSQLSLFDTEEFYEFPKNLLEYKENFLSEEEADQLKNKLLKTAPWEQRTQKMYDKMVLTPRLTAWYGDTKSYSSEENRKTTNPWLPDLLALKQRIENEFGYQFNGVLLNLYRDHNDSVAWHRDKESKYGKRPIIASISLGQTRNFDFRKVDHHQSKYSLPLPNGSLLIMKGDLQEHWEHRIAKSTIPMKERINLTFRLRTV; encoded by the coding sequence ATGAGTCAGCTGAGTTTATTTGATACGGAAGAATTTTATGAATTTCCAAAAAATCTTTTGGAATACAAAGAGAATTTTCTAAGTGAGGAAGAAGCTGACCAGCTAAAAAATAAGCTACTGAAAACAGCACCTTGGGAACAACGTACTCAAAAAATGTATGATAAGATGGTACTGACTCCACGTTTGACAGCTTGGTACGGCGATACAAAATCTTACAGTTCTGAAGAAAATAGAAAAACGACGAATCCTTGGCTTCCTGATCTTTTAGCATTAAAGCAGAGAATAGAAAATGAATTTGGCTATCAATTCAATGGTGTTTTATTGAATCTTTATAGAGATCACAATGATTCTGTTGCTTGGCATCGAGATAAAGAAAGCAAATATGGGAAACGACCAATTATTGCTTCAATAAGCCTTGGACAAACAAGAAATTTTGACTTTAGAAAAGTAGATCATCATCAGAGCAAATACAGCCTTCCTCTTCCTAATGGGTCATTATTAATTATGAAGGGTGATTTACAAGAGCACTGGGAACACAGAATTGCTAAATCTACTATTCCAATGAAAGAACGTATTAATTTAACTTTTCGTTTGCGAACTGTATAA